The following proteins come from a genomic window of Limosilactobacillus reuteri:
- a CDS encoding PIN/TRAM domain-containing protein, with product MKQMRRRMITLIYILVGAAVGFYYLPLLWGILNIALNPALLVFIDIIIGALIFWLLSLPLVSGTEKLIQRIEKELTKHSPVYLFFGTLLTIIGLVLAVLISIPLWRTRIPVINNILPILLMIVFSYFGFRIGTTRLDDWRKAFTHAKSGKNDDGNVIERQDDNYHHYKILDTNILIDGRIYDLVKTGFLEGTLLVPNFVLYELQYIADSGESIKRVRGRRGLDILNKLRKEKIVPIEMYDGDFEDIPEVDSKLITLAKKVDGVIVTNDYNLNKVIQFQNVQVLNINNLAKSLRPRVIPGETMTVVVVKKGTERQQGVAYLDDGTMVVVEDGRYFMDKQIEVEVTSALQTDAGRMIFARPLHSQRGIDEHTDAEHKENRNNKDKKK from the coding sequence ATGAAGCAAATGCGGCGTAGAATGATTACTCTCATTTATATTCTAGTTGGCGCGGCAGTGGGATTTTACTATTTGCCATTATTGTGGGGGATTTTGAACATCGCTCTTAATCCGGCATTATTAGTATTTATCGACATTATTATTGGTGCACTTATTTTCTGGCTATTATCACTCCCATTGGTTAGCGGCACTGAAAAGTTGATTCAGCGAATTGAAAAGGAACTAACCAAGCATAGTCCCGTATACCTTTTCTTTGGGACTTTGCTAACGATTATTGGCTTAGTTTTAGCAGTTCTTATTTCCATTCCATTGTGGAGAACGAGGATTCCGGTAATTAATAATATTTTGCCGATCCTTCTAATGATTGTTTTTAGTTATTTTGGTTTTCGAATTGGTACGACGCGGTTAGATGATTGGCGCAAAGCATTTACCCATGCCAAAAGTGGCAAAAATGATGATGGCAATGTAATTGAACGTCAAGATGATAATTACCATCATTATAAAATTCTAGATACGAATATTCTGATTGATGGACGCATTTATGATCTAGTCAAAACGGGTTTTTTAGAAGGAACGTTACTGGTTCCTAACTTTGTTTTATATGAATTACAATATATTGCTGATTCTGGCGAAAGCATTAAGCGTGTTCGTGGACGCCGTGGCCTTGATATCTTAAACAAGTTACGGAAAGAAAAAATTGTTCCAATCGAAATGTATGATGGGGACTTTGAAGATATTCCAGAGGTTGATAGTAAATTAATTACCCTCGCTAAAAAAGTCGATGGGGTAATTGTGACAAATGATTATAACCTTAATAAAGTAATTCAATTCCAAAACGTTCAAGTATTGAATATTAATAACTTGGCAAAATCATTACGACCACGAGTTATTCCGGGCGAAACGATGACGGTTGTTGTTGTGAAAAAAGGAACTGAACGACAACAGGGTGTTGCTTATCTTGACGATGGAACGATGGTGGTTGTTGAAGATGGTCGTTACTTTATGGATAAACAAATTGAAGTTGAAGTAACTAGTGCTCTTCAAACAGACGCTGGTCGAATGATCTTTGCCCGCCCTCTCCATTCACAACGAGGAATTGACGAGCATACGGATGCGGAACATAAAGAAAACCGAAATAATAAAGATAAGAAAAAATAA